ATTACCTCGAGTCCTTGGGAGCTGGTGTCAAAAGATTCACAAGCTTCGGTTACAGtgttaaccgaggcataaacgtTTGAATTAATTgtcatttactttttttttatttttctctgaGTACCTAAGGCATCGGTGTGCTgataaccgaggtagtatcacTTGGTTAACTTCAGAAATTTTAACCTACGCTCTTCATTCTCTTAGCCTCgcgttcttcttctttcttgcgttctccttcttcttccttatgcAAGAGTCGTTCTTCATCTTCCTTGAGGCCATTGCTGCTTCGTCTTCCTCACAGGCTATTGTTGCCACCTCTCGCCTCTACCTCGTCGCTGCTGTCAACATCTTCGTCGACGTGCAATCGCCTCCGCCTCACTCGTAGCACCTCTACCTCTGTCTTCGCGCCTCTGTTGTGACTGTGGCAGCCACGGTAAGTTGTCTGTGCTGTTGGGAGTGAAGCAACTTCTCGATAACAGCTCCTAGGGTTCTAATCCACGATTACCTTTTCAAGCTGGTTCTGATCGGCGATTCTGGCGTGGGGGAAGTCCAGCCTTCTCTCGCGCTTCAAGCGGAACGAGTTCAATTTGGAGTCCAAGTCTACAATAGGAGTTGAGTTCGCCACCAAGAGTTTGAATATCGATTCCAAGGTCATCAAGGCTCAGATTTGGGACACCGCTGGCCAGGAAAggtctcttttcttttccattcaATTACTCTTTCTACAAACTTTGATCTGTCATTTTTCGTTGGGAATGCTTTCTTTGCTGCTGCTCTTATTTCTTATTACTGTTTTCGATTATTCGGATTTTGATGGCAGATACCGCTTTGATTCACTGTTTTGGTTGCTTGATTTAGTCGATTAATTTCGATGACATTGCAGTGAAGGATTGGAGTTTTGTTGCTCTGGTGCTGCGTTTGTGGATTTGTgcgatttgattttgtttatgaaatttGAATTAGGGATATTTTTTTGTCAGTATGACCATAATGCATGCTTGAATATTTGACATACTGCTAAATCAATAATCACGACTACTGAAGATTGATATGAACTACAAAATATGAAGTTTTCTGCTTGTTTGTTTTCCTGACTGCGTTCTTCAAGCTATAAAGCTTGTAAGATATCTAGGTTTTGCTCCCCCGtagaaaacatttttgttttgcaTGAGATGAACTTCTGTTAATCTGATTTACATAAGCTGTAGGCtaagtattttcttttcatgCCTCGCTTGTCAGGTtggtctttcatctctcaatttAGGAATATGTCCAAAATTAAGTACACTCAGCATTGAAGCACCTTATATGGTTTCACTTGAGTTGAAAGGATGTGGTGTACTATCTGAAGCATTCATTAATTGTCCACTCTTAACATCTCTCGATGCTTCCTTTTACAGGTCATCTATACATTATTTTCCTATTTATCCTTTCTAAAACATTTGTTAATGGTTTTCTCTGAACATCTCTAGACTCTTTCTTCTGCAATGCTAATTGACTTTTTACTGTTTGGAATTCCAGCCAACTAACTAATGACTGCTTGTCTGCTACAACTGTCTCATGCCCACTGATTGAGTCATTGATACTGATGTCATGCCCATCAATTGGTTCAGACGGTCTTCAATCTTTATTTTGTCTTCCAAAtttgattgttcttgacttaTCATACACTTTCTTGGTGAACTTGCAACCTGTTTTTGATTCTTGTTTACAACTAAAGGTTAGAGTTACCATAGCATGGTTTCTTATTCTTGTACATTCTTTTAATCACGAGTATTGCTAATTAGATGGGTTTAGAACAATCataccttttttttataatcagtAATGTGTATTGTTATCATGGTATCTTATTCCCATAATTCCAATCTGTCATTTCCCTTTCGTTTCATTATTGATAATTTGGCATTTTATATTagtgttattgtttttattatcttCATTTGCTGATAGTGCTACTTTTTTTCTCCTGTTTCATGAAGGTGTTAAAGTTGCAAGCATGCAAATATCTCACTGAAACATCACTTGAACCACTTTACAAAGGAGGCGTCTTAAAATACTGTATGAATTTTCTAATCCCAAgttcactttttctttcattatgtTATACAGATGAAGGCGTCTTTAAAGGGTGATTTTTATAAGCCGACATTTGGTGGCTTTGTGGACTTGGATTTGACAAAGGATAAGAAAATTTCTCTTAGGAGTTTGGTATGTGCAAATATGTAACAATTACTCTATTTGGTTTTTTGCATGTAACATTTATTAGAActgattattgttttttattgtgttaACTAAATGACAGATTAATCACTTAGTAGTGGAAAGTTTTGGAGAAGGAGGAAAGACAATCATATTGTCTCGAGTTTATCCACAACTTGCAGTGTTAAAGCAAGCTCATCTTTTTGTGTTCAACAATGGCACTGAACCAATCACCATGGAAAAGCTAAAAGGATGGGACATGAAATCTGCTCAAATAAAATGATTAGCTAGAAATCAATTAGTATGCAGAAGATAATTTATACCTTATCATATACAttgtaaacaaaaacaaaaaggtgAAACAGAATCttcttcacattttttttatcagagaAGTACTAAAAGGATCATGTTTAGAAAAATGTGATCAGAAGATACTGTGTTAGgcttttatgttattttactttaatagaTTAAGAGTTTCAAATTGTGCTACCCCATGCTTATTAAATTTGTGCTGTAATTCTCATATGCTTTTGGCCCATTGTATTAATTTGTACTGTGATCGGTGGAAAATTGGAACTCTGACACGATCTTtgctttattattttctttttagtatgGATTGTAATAATTTGTACTGTGAGCGGTGGAAAATTGGAACTCTGACATGATCTttgctttattattttaattctagatTCAGGGCATGGATAAAGTTACCTTTCTGCAtgagatactgcctcggttcaaaaggaACCGAGGCGGAAAGTCCTtccaaaaaaaagtaaaaaaacaaaaaatctacTGCATCGGTTTCTTTTGAATCGAGGTAAAATCTTACAACTTTTTGTCTCTATttccaaccgaggcataaaagtgtAGGCTTCTTGCCTCGCctttatatgcctcggttcaggaactGCTGTCGATGgacgaaaataaccgctgtcgttgTCTCTGACTGCACTAGTGCAAATTAGGGTTTTTAGTGCACAGAGATTTGGTAAAGAAGACGAAGTTTATTTAGGTttcaattttgataataaatgaaccctttttgacttagacaCTTGTTGGTTCTCTTGCTTTTAgattatttttgtgaataagagagttgaggttatacttaagggttttatcactaaattctcttgattttgtaggaaattagGATGAATTGGTAGAGGAGTCAAAACATCAAGAAGTTCGAACCTAAAACGGACAGAAAGAGCACTAGAAGAGAAGGTTGCAGAAGGTTGTAGAATGCTTGGGCACCCTTTTCTGGGGCCCTTAGCGCAGGAAGTCTCGCACCCACGCCTAAGCGCCCTTTCAGGGATGCTGAGCGCCAGTCTTCGAGTATGTTTCACGCCTAGGCGCCCTTCCTGGGGTGCTGAGCGCCACTTCTCTCGCAAGTTtgcctgggcgccctaagtaggggtGCTAAGCGCTggcgacgttggcccatgatccaattcagctttatataaggacttgcacgtcttAGAGGgggtatcttttgacagaaggGATGCTAATTCAAACTTTTTCAGCTCTCTGAAGGCAGaattggatgcggaagctctccttttcggtttttagggtttatctttcattctcattccattgtacatctagtttctccaagaaaagggggaactaaattcatttgttgttggggaagatttaacctctaaactctcatgtatttgaattgattccgatttatatatgcttctttcattaattgttagggttattctcctttgatctatgcttgttatgtttaactcattcatggcatgatttttggttttctttgttattgacaTAGGGATAGAAcacttggttgtcttaagcttccattcgtaatgcaaaattaattattagggatgcaagacattgtggtatagtaattaaggataggcttctttcgccgagacatcgggttctaagtaatttagaaagtgacattgataattaataaagaagaagaattcttatatgcatgagagtgattaggtgaaatctaaaccccaacaataTCTTCATCTCGTAATACCAAtatcatcattcacttttgcgtttctcttcaattgatcaaaaattgcattcatatttactttcttgtttttacatttaaaaaccctaaattgttaTTCAAAGTCTTAATTTGTTAAGTAATTGCATGACTATTTAGTGtatgagtctcttgggaaacaatacttggtcttaccatttattattacttgatacgatttggtacacttgtcgaagTCTTAACAATAATTGGTGTGCATTTGTTATCCACGAGCAGATTTAACTTTGAGCTCACAGAATTTAACAATGTAACACAAATGACATGTAATTAACAGCATCAAAACTCAAGACAACTTCAAACCAATGAATGGAAAGCAAAAATGTTCTTGAAGTCTGTCATTAAGCTCATTGAAATGAACGTCACAACTTATGATGATTGACAGAGCTTACTCAAAGCAGGAAACTCAATTGAATCATAATTAAACTCATATTTGAATGACAATACAAACAATGCACAAAACTATTAACAAGACAGGATAtgatttagaaataaaaagactcaaacaaattGAAAGCACCGaataaaatgagaataaaaCTCAATATAATGACCCAAGCACAGTCAATGAAAGTGATCGAAAAGGAGGTAGATCGAAGCGGCTAGGGTTTGAGTAAAGAGAATCTGAGTAGCGAAAGGTGTTTGAGTGATGCAAATGATGAGAAAACGAGAGTAAAAAAGTGATTCTATGAGGAAAAGATGCTTATTGTGAAGAACTCTCGAGAGATAGTGAAATGCATTTCtacaatgaagaaaatgtgagaAATGAAGTGTTTCTTTGATGCGTGAGAGAAACAATGCAAAAATGAAAGTTGACTCGTGAGTAAGTGCTGAGGATGTGGCCATGGAGAGCGCTGACATGTGCAAAGAAGTGGCTGTTGATGAGTGGTTTGCGTGGAGGAAAGAGAAGCACCATGGAAATtaatggagaaaagaaaatggatgagtgtgcttggaaggtggctagaagAGGATCCGTAGGATTCTCTAGcttgactttcaagagagaattaaTTCTGGCtgtcaaaaaatttaattctcATTATGCTCAAAAGTGTTTGATACAAAGGGTGGAAATGGGTATTTATAGGGACCCATGCTCCTATGAAAGCTCAAAACATATACAATGAAACATAAAATAGACAAGAAGAGGACACTAAAGGGTTATTGGGCAGTATTCCATCAAATGTATGTTCTAAACCTAAGGAGTAAGAAAGGATGATCGGTTACTATTGGTACTAGCGAGTCGCGCAACGAAGTATAAAATGCGATCAAAGAGCGTTAAGCGTGTATCGGTCAATAAACAAGCTAAAATAGtccatttaaaaaaatcttgATCTTCTTAaagaacttttatcaaacagttggtatCCTAAAAGTGCAGAAAGTATAgagttcaagaaaatcaacactgAAATTTTATCCttgttcgaatcaaaagattctacgtccagtcattaatcactataaatagtgattaaccttttcactaaaatattgttCACAAATTACAATGAAATGACATAACAAATAAGAACAGtaagaaccttccttcgacaaacgaatcGGAAGTgtgagcttctcctattc
The Vigna angularis cultivar LongXiaoDou No.4 chromosome 5, ASM1680809v1, whole genome shotgun sequence genome window above contains:
- the LOC108338847 gene encoding F-box/LRR-repeat protein 15 codes for the protein MVSLELKGCGVLSEAFINCPLLTSLDASFYSQLTNDCLSATTVSCPLIESLILMSCPSIGSDGLQSLFCLPNLIVLDLSYTFLVNLQPVFDSCLQLKMKASLKGDFYKPTFGGFVDLDLTKDKKISLRSLINHLVVESFGEGGKTIILSRVYPQLAVLKQAHLFVFNNGTEPITMEKLKGWDMKSAQIK